In Ananas comosus cultivar F153 linkage group 10, ASM154086v1, whole genome shotgun sequence, the following proteins share a genomic window:
- the LOC109716709 gene encoding uncharacterized protein LOC109716709 produces MGNTLQCTPHYSTTSSYTIKVVHYSNPNTPGCGGGVVEHLYASPTTRVADLLLDHPGHFVCDAARLTVGHRVPALPPDEPLAPRRLYFLLPTDLLYSVLTHEEAAALSSISTKRAKKKKHHHQCRSGGGSGIGVRIFPTATATAATTQGEERIMWRQQPWRPALDTIEEIA; encoded by the coding sequence atgggcAACACCTTGCAATGCACACCACACTACTCCACCACCTCTTCCTACACCATCAAAGTAGTCCACTACTCCAACCCTAACACCcccggctgcggcggcggcgtcgtcgagCACTTATACGCGAGCCCCACCACGCGCGTCGCGGACCTGCTGCTGGACCACCCGGGCCACTTCGTCTGCGACGCGGCGCGCCTCACCGTCGGCCACCGCGTGCCCGCGCTGCCGCCCGACGAGCCCCTCGCCCCCCGCCGCCTCTACTTCCTCCTCCCTACCGACCTTCTCTACTCCGTCCTCACCCACGAGGAGGCCGCCGCACTGTCCTCCATCTCCACCAAGAGagccaagaagaagaagcaccACCACCAGTgcaggagcggcggcggcagcggcataGGAGTGAGGATATTTCCGACGGCGACTGCAACAGCGGCGACGACGCagggagaggagaggattaTGTGGCGGCAGCAGCCGTGGCGGCCGGCGCTCGACACCATTGAAGAGATCGCTTGA
- the LOC109716094 gene encoding uncharacterized protein LOC109716094: MGDHLALLVDRLLTESTLEAAIESRKRAQIGQSAEWGIEHATSTDASPPSKMVECRICHDEDFDSNMEIPCSCCGSLKYAHRKCVQRWCNEKGDTTCEICLQPFKPGYTAPQQLFHYGSIPMNFRGSWEISRRDVHDSQVITMVPSELGRVNSDSDYDNDNDDYSYLRSRSTACCRSVAVIFMVLLVLRHSLPFVISGAEQYSFALFSLLVLRIGGVLFPVFVMVRALATFHRRRRQQEDREVHNSSSETEPENIRFNSHLVRAH, translated from the exons ATGGGAGATCACCTCGCCCTGCTCGTCGATCGCCTTCTAACGGAGTCGACGCTGGAAGCCGCGATCGAGAGCAGGAAACGCGCCCAGATCGGGCAGTCTGCAGAATGGGGGATCGAACATGCGACCTCGACGGACGCCAGCCCGCCGAGCAAAATGGTGGAGTGTAGGATTTGCCATGATGAGGACTTTGACAGCAACATGGAGATCCCCTGCTCATGCTGTGGAAGCTTGAAG TACGCTCACAGAAAATGCGTGCAGCGGTGGTGCAACGAGAAGGGCGACACAACTTGCGAAATTTGCTTGCAG CCATTCAAGCCGGGATACACGGCTCCGCAGCAGCTGTTTCACTACGGCAGCATACCGATGAATTTCAG AGGGAGCTGGGAGATTTCGCGGAGAGATGTTCACGATTCGCAGGTCATAACGATGGTTCCTTCGGAGCTCGGTCGCGTAAACTCCGACTCCGACTACGACAACGACAACGACGACTACTCCTACCTGAGATCGCGAAGCACCGCGTGCTGTCGATCTGTCGCCGTAATC TTCATGGTTCTGCTGGTTCTTCGGCACAGTCTGCCCTTCGTGATCAGCGGAGCCGAGCAGTATTCCTTCGCGCTGTTTTCA CTCCTTGTATTGCGGATTGGGGGAGTGCTCTTTCCGGTTTTCGTAATGGTGCGAGCATTAGCCACTTTTCATCGGCGTCGTCGCCAACAG GAAGATCGAGAAGTGCACAATTCGTCATCCGAAACCGAGCCCGAAAATATTCGATTCAATTCGCATCTCGTTCGAGCGCACTAA
- the LOC109716858 gene encoding uncharacterized protein LOC109716858, whose amino-acid sequence MANNNNNSAENTRSRPAIWSAEMLNSAPTYASGGGPPRHVAPEYGTTERYYGDKSNSSAIPTTVGRGTVAAPDARYHVAWEDRSTGSYYRYNTGVQQDRGGEGYRWYENVKVRDAGSGFQAKYTAEEKYQRVPHDDDDDADVNDDHAIDHDQGHEHDHHDVYYDYGDADAVADYDHHDGDEW is encoded by the coding sequence ATGGcgaataacaacaacaacagcgcCGAGAATACCCGTTCCCGACCGGCGATTTGGTCCGCGGAGATGCTCAATTCCGCGCCGACCTACGCCTCGGGAGGCGGGCCCCCGCGCCACGTGGCGCCGGAGTACGGGACGACGGAGCGGTACTACGGCGACAAGTCCAATTCCTCGGCGATCCCGACCACAGTGGGCCGGGGTACGGTCGCCGCCCCCGACGCGAGGTACCACGTGGCGTGGGAGGATAGGTCGACGGGGAGCTACTACCGCTACAACACCGGGGTGCAGCAGGACCGCGGCGGCGAGGGTTACCGCTGGTACGAGAACGTCAAAGTGCGCGACGCGGGATCGGGGTTCCAGGCGAAGTACACCGCCGAGGAGAAGTACCAGCGGGTCCCGCacgatgatgacgatgatgccGATGTTAACGATGATCATGCCATTGATCATGATCAGGGTCATGAACATGATCATCATGATGTTTATTATGATTATGGTGATGCTGATGCTGTGGCGGATTATGATCATCATGATGGTGATGAATGGTGA